From Phyllopteryx taeniolatus isolate TA_2022b chromosome 18, UOR_Ptae_1.2, whole genome shotgun sequence, the proteins below share one genomic window:
- the agbl5 gene encoding cytosolic carboxypeptidase-like protein 5 isoform X5, with product MEARFGNIVFSSKFDSGNLARVERMTKRTPSPHNDGGAHAGGPASAANLPDYEFNVWTQPDCAGTEHENGNRSWFHFSVHGAAPGKLLKINVMNMNNQRKLYSQGMTPLVRTSPGKNKWERIRDRPATEIVRNQFILSFTHRLLEIRGATTFFSFCFPFSYTECQEMLQCLDDSHCDATQLGSASPTDDVYYRRELLCRSLDGNRVDLLTVTNCSGMRDEREPRLPQLFPDADTPRPHRFDNKKVFFLSSRVHPGETPSSFVFNGFLDFILRKDDPRAHALRNMFVFKLIPMLNPDGVVRGHYRTDSRGVNLNRQYMNPSPELHPSIYAAKTLLLYHHLRSRTTYNNARPGGAQTPSLHVQAPHPHVESADQHEVPALTALEVSLNQRNAAKDATLPKPELAMVTEENGWTAKDDITSSLEIVTANAPPPGGPPQPPKEGATKLAQAEGEDRESIQPKEGGVAYYVDLHGHASKRGCFMYGNNLPDESHQVENMLYPRLIAINSPHFDFLGCNFSEKNMYARDKRDGQSKEGSGRVAVHKAIGILHSYTLECNYNTGKAFNAVPAACHDNGRATPPLTPTFPLKYTPEIFEQVGRAVAISALDMAECNPWPRLVLSEHSCLGNLRAWVLKHVRSTKAQSAHLGTNLPAKQQQHGKASPPKTFLNGLSDPPSEGSFVRLRCNSQSSGSLTPSPKMPNSPSFTFGCPPPRAHPQSHSGGSGRGRGHKSAGPVRGLSVSVDAKTAEKRRPPPHQRTILRSPGNSHASAHPPPPPSLLLSSSSSSSSVCAAAAVSSSMAGLGPADFQAASAAAWCKPALPARPGRGGRGNRNAGHRLAAATAKDCGPEHILASVKFSKCELQPHAGARNRKAGASDGAAARLPKSRTNVIIQADDEERSKQQTCKAHKRTTARAHVVK from the exons ATGGAGGCTCGCTTTGGCAACATcgtgttcagctccaagttCGACTCGGGCAACCTGGCCCGTGTGGAGAGGATGACCAAGCGCACGCCGAGCCCCCACAATGATGGTGGCGCTCACGCAGGGGGGCCGGCCTCTGCCGCCAACCTGCCCGACTACGAGTTCAACGTGTGGACGCAGCCTGACTGTGCCGGCACGGAACACgagaatggcaacag gtcGTGGTTCCACTTCAGTGTGCACGGCGCGGCGCCTGGCAAGCTGCTTAAGATCAACGTGATGAACATGAACAACCAGAGGAAACTCTACAGTCAAGGCATGACGCCTCTCGTACGGACTTCCCCCGGCAAGAACAAGTGGGAGAGGATCCGAGACAGACCCGCTACTGAG ATTGTACGCAACCAGTTTATCCTGTCCTTCACTCACCGTCTGCTGGAGATTCGAGGTGCCACCACCTTCTTCTCCTTCTGCTTCCCTTTCTCGTACACCGAGTGCCAGGAGATGCTGCAATGCTTGGACGACAGCCACTGTGACGCAACCCAGCTCGGTTCTGCCAG CCCCACAGACGATGTTTATTACCGGCGTGAGCTGCTGTGTCGCTCTCTGGACGGCAACCGCGTGGACCTCCTCACTGTGACCAACTGTAGCGGCATGCGGGACGAGCGCGAGCCGCGTCTACCGCAGCTCTTCCCAGACGCCGACACGCCTCGACCTCACCGCTTTGACAACAAAAAG GTGTTCTTCCTGAGCAGCCGCGTGCACCCCGGAGAGACGCCGTCCTCGTTCGTCTTCAACGGTTTCCTGGACTTTATTCTGCGGAAAGACGACCCGCGAGCCCACGCGCTCAGAAACATGTTCGTCTTCAAGCTTATACCCATGCTCAACCCGGATGGCGTCGTGAGAGGCCACTACAG gACTGATTCACGGGGCGTGAACCTGAACAGGCAGTATATGAATCCCAGCCCTGAGCTGCACCCGTCCATCTACGCTGCCAAAACGCTGCTGCTCTACCACCACTTGCGCAGCCGTACGACGTACAACAACGCGCGACCCGGCGGGGCCCAGACGCCTTCCCTTCACGTCCAAGCCCCTCATCCTCACGTGGAGTCTGCCGATCAGCACGAAGTTCCTGCCCTCACCGCCCTGGAAGTCAGCCTGAACCAGCGCAACGCGGCGAAGGACGCGACTCTCCCCAAGCCCGAGCTTGCCATGGTGACGGAGGAGAACGGGTGGACGGCGAAGGACGACATCACCAGCTCCTTGGAGATCGTCACGGCCAACGCGCCACCGCCAGGTGGACCGCCACAGCCTCCAAAAGAGGGGGCAACGAAACTAGCGCAGGCGGAGGGAGAGGATCGGGAATCCATTCAGCCAAAGGAGGGAGGCGTGGCCTACTATGTGGACTTGCACGGCCATGCCTCCAAGCGGGGCTGCTTCATGTACGGAAACAATCTACCTGATGAGAGCCACCAG GTGGAGAACATGCTGTACCCGAGGCTGATCGCCATCAACTCGCCACACTTCGACTTCCTGGGTTGCAACTTCTCCGAGAAGAACATGTACGCGCGGGACAAACGCGACGGCCAATCGAAGGAAGGCAGCGGACGGGTCGCCGTTCACAAAGCCATCGGAATCCTGCACAG CTACACGTTAGAGTGCAACTACAACACAGGAAAGGCTTTTAACGCCGTCCCAGCTGCATGCCATGACAACGGGCGGGCCACGCCCCCTCTCACGCCGACATTTCCGCTCAAGTACACGCCGGAAATCTTCGAACAG GTGGGGCGCGCCGTGGCCATCTCTGCACTGGACATGGCCGAGTGCAACCCGTGGCCCCGCCTGGTCCTGTCGGAGCACAGTTGCCTGGGCAACCTACGGGCATGGGTGCTCAAGCACGTGCGCAGCACCAAGGCCCAGAGTGCCCACCTCGGCACCAACTTGCCGGCCAAGCAGCAGCAACACGGCAAGGCGTCGCCGCCCAAGACCTTCCTCAA CGGTCTCAGCGACCCGCCGTCCGAGGGTTCCTTCGTGCGGCTGCGCTGCAACAGTCAGAGCAGCGGCAGCTTGACGCCCTCCCCCAAGATGCCCAACTCGCCCAGCTTCACTTTCGGGTGCCCCCCGCCGCGGGCGCACCCGCAGAGCCACAGCGGCGGCAGCGGGCGAGGCCGCGGCCACAAGTCTGCCGGACCCGTACGGG GTTTGTCTGTCTCCGTAGACGCCAAAACTGCGGAGAAGAGACGCCCGCCTCCTCACCAACGCACCATCCTGCGTTCCCCCGGCAACAGCCACGCATCTGCCCACCCCCCTCCGCCACCCTCACTCCTCCTTTCCTCCTCGTCTTCTTCGTCGTCGGTgtgcgcggcggcggcggtctcCTCGAGCATGGCAG GCCTGGGCCCTGCAGACTTCCAGGCAGCCTCGGCGGCAGCCTGGTGCAAACCAGCTTTACCCGCACGTCCCGGCCGAGGCGGAAGAGGAAACCGAAACGCCGGCCACCGTCTGGCCGCAGCG ACTGCTAAAGACTGTGGGCCTGAGCACATCCTGGCCTCGGTCAAATTTAGCAA GTGCGAGCTGCAGCCACACGCGGGCGCACGCAACAGGAAGGCGGGGGCGTCAGACGGTGCCGCGGCGCGTCTCCCTAAAAGCCGCACCAACGTAATCATTCAAG CAGATGACGAAGAGCGAAGCAAGCAGCAGACGTGTAAAGCCCACAAGAGGACCACCGCCCGAGCCCACGTTGTGAAATAG
- the agbl5 gene encoding cytosolic carboxypeptidase-like protein 5 isoform X3 — protein sequence MEARFGNIVFSSKFDSGNLARVERMTKRTPSPHNDGGAHAGGPASAANLPDYEFNVWTQPDCAGTEHENGNRSWFHFSVHGAAPGKLLKINVMNMNNQRKLYSQGMTPLVRTSPGKNKWERIRDRPATEVPNTHLSNRNSDIINTNNDLAFASLVLQIVRNQFILSFTHRLLEIRGATTFFSFCFPFSYTECQEMLQCLDDSHCDATQLGSASPTDDVYYRRELLCRSLDGNRVDLLTVTNCSGMRDEREPRLPQLFPDADTPRPHRFDNKKVFFLSSRVHPGETPSSFVFNGFLDFILRKDDPRAHALRNMFVFKLIPMLNPDGVVRGHYRTDSRGVNLNRQYMNPSPELHPSIYAAKTLLLYHHLRSRTTYNNARPGGAQTPSLHVQAPHPHVESADQHEVPALTALEVSLNQRNAAKDATLPKPELAMVTEENGWTAKDDITSSLEIVTANAPPPGGPPQPPKEGATKLAQAEGEDRESIQPKEGGVAYYVDLHGHASKRGCFMYGNNLPDESHQVENMLYPRLIAINSPHFDFLGCNFSEKNMYARDKRDGQSKEGSGRVAVHKAIGILHSYTLECNYNTGKAFNAVPAACHDNGRATPPLTPTFPLKYTPEIFEQVGRAVAISALDMAECNPWPRLVLSEHSCLGNLRAWVLKHVRSTKAQSAHLGTNLPAKQQQHGKASPPKTFLNGLSDPPSEGSFVRLRCNSQSSGSLTPSPKMPNSPSFTFGCPPPRAHPQSHSGGSGRGRGHKSAGPVRDAKTAEKRRPPPHQRTILRSPGNSHASAHPPPPPSLLLSSSSSSSSVCAAAAVSSSMAGLGPADFQAASAAAWCKPALPARPGRGGRGNRNAGHRLAAATAKDCGPEHILASVKFSKCELQPHAGARNRKAGASDGAAARLPKSRTNVIIQADDEERSKQQTCKAHKRTTARAHVVK from the exons ATGGAGGCTCGCTTTGGCAACATcgtgttcagctccaagttCGACTCGGGCAACCTGGCCCGTGTGGAGAGGATGACCAAGCGCACGCCGAGCCCCCACAATGATGGTGGCGCTCACGCAGGGGGGCCGGCCTCTGCCGCCAACCTGCCCGACTACGAGTTCAACGTGTGGACGCAGCCTGACTGTGCCGGCACGGAACACgagaatggcaacag gtcGTGGTTCCACTTCAGTGTGCACGGCGCGGCGCCTGGCAAGCTGCTTAAGATCAACGTGATGAACATGAACAACCAGAGGAAACTCTACAGTCAAGGCATGACGCCTCTCGTACGGACTTCCCCCGGCAAGAACAAGTGGGAGAGGATCCGAGACAGACCCGCTACTGAGGTACCAAACACACACCTATCAAATAGGAACAGTGATATTATTAATACTAACAATGATTTAGCTTTTGCTTCTCTTGTTCTCCAGATTGTACGCAACCAGTTTATCCTGTCCTTCACTCACCGTCTGCTGGAGATTCGAGGTGCCACCACCTTCTTCTCCTTCTGCTTCCCTTTCTCGTACACCGAGTGCCAGGAGATGCTGCAATGCTTGGACGACAGCCACTGTGACGCAACCCAGCTCGGTTCTGCCAG CCCCACAGACGATGTTTATTACCGGCGTGAGCTGCTGTGTCGCTCTCTGGACGGCAACCGCGTGGACCTCCTCACTGTGACCAACTGTAGCGGCATGCGGGACGAGCGCGAGCCGCGTCTACCGCAGCTCTTCCCAGACGCCGACACGCCTCGACCTCACCGCTTTGACAACAAAAAG GTGTTCTTCCTGAGCAGCCGCGTGCACCCCGGAGAGACGCCGTCCTCGTTCGTCTTCAACGGTTTCCTGGACTTTATTCTGCGGAAAGACGACCCGCGAGCCCACGCGCTCAGAAACATGTTCGTCTTCAAGCTTATACCCATGCTCAACCCGGATGGCGTCGTGAGAGGCCACTACAG gACTGATTCACGGGGCGTGAACCTGAACAGGCAGTATATGAATCCCAGCCCTGAGCTGCACCCGTCCATCTACGCTGCCAAAACGCTGCTGCTCTACCACCACTTGCGCAGCCGTACGACGTACAACAACGCGCGACCCGGCGGGGCCCAGACGCCTTCCCTTCACGTCCAAGCCCCTCATCCTCACGTGGAGTCTGCCGATCAGCACGAAGTTCCTGCCCTCACCGCCCTGGAAGTCAGCCTGAACCAGCGCAACGCGGCGAAGGACGCGACTCTCCCCAAGCCCGAGCTTGCCATGGTGACGGAGGAGAACGGGTGGACGGCGAAGGACGACATCACCAGCTCCTTGGAGATCGTCACGGCCAACGCGCCACCGCCAGGTGGACCGCCACAGCCTCCAAAAGAGGGGGCAACGAAACTAGCGCAGGCGGAGGGAGAGGATCGGGAATCCATTCAGCCAAAGGAGGGAGGCGTGGCCTACTATGTGGACTTGCACGGCCATGCCTCCAAGCGGGGCTGCTTCATGTACGGAAACAATCTACCTGATGAGAGCCACCAG GTGGAGAACATGCTGTACCCGAGGCTGATCGCCATCAACTCGCCACACTTCGACTTCCTGGGTTGCAACTTCTCCGAGAAGAACATGTACGCGCGGGACAAACGCGACGGCCAATCGAAGGAAGGCAGCGGACGGGTCGCCGTTCACAAAGCCATCGGAATCCTGCACAG CTACACGTTAGAGTGCAACTACAACACAGGAAAGGCTTTTAACGCCGTCCCAGCTGCATGCCATGACAACGGGCGGGCCACGCCCCCTCTCACGCCGACATTTCCGCTCAAGTACACGCCGGAAATCTTCGAACAG GTGGGGCGCGCCGTGGCCATCTCTGCACTGGACATGGCCGAGTGCAACCCGTGGCCCCGCCTGGTCCTGTCGGAGCACAGTTGCCTGGGCAACCTACGGGCATGGGTGCTCAAGCACGTGCGCAGCACCAAGGCCCAGAGTGCCCACCTCGGCACCAACTTGCCGGCCAAGCAGCAGCAACACGGCAAGGCGTCGCCGCCCAAGACCTTCCTCAA CGGTCTCAGCGACCCGCCGTCCGAGGGTTCCTTCGTGCGGCTGCGCTGCAACAGTCAGAGCAGCGGCAGCTTGACGCCCTCCCCCAAGATGCCCAACTCGCCCAGCTTCACTTTCGGGTGCCCCCCGCCGCGGGCGCACCCGCAGAGCCACAGCGGCGGCAGCGGGCGAGGCCGCGGCCACAAGTCTGCCGGACCCGTACGGG ACGCCAAAACTGCGGAGAAGAGACGCCCGCCTCCTCACCAACGCACCATCCTGCGTTCCCCCGGCAACAGCCACGCATCTGCCCACCCCCCTCCGCCACCCTCACTCCTCCTTTCCTCCTCGTCTTCTTCGTCGTCGGTgtgcgcggcggcggcggtctcCTCGAGCATGGCAG GCCTGGGCCCTGCAGACTTCCAGGCAGCCTCGGCGGCAGCCTGGTGCAAACCAGCTTTACCCGCACGTCCCGGCCGAGGCGGAAGAGGAAACCGAAACGCCGGCCACCGTCTGGCCGCAGCG ACTGCTAAAGACTGTGGGCCTGAGCACATCCTGGCCTCGGTCAAATTTAGCAA GTGCGAGCTGCAGCCACACGCGGGCGCACGCAACAGGAAGGCGGGGGCGTCAGACGGTGCCGCGGCGCGTCTCCCTAAAAGCCGCACCAACGTAATCATTCAAG CAGATGACGAAGAGCGAAGCAAGCAGCAGACGTGTAAAGCCCACAAGAGGACCACCGCCCGAGCCCACGTTGTGAAATAG
- the agbl5 gene encoding cytosolic carboxypeptidase-like protein 5 isoform X7: MEARFGNIVFSSKFDSGNLARVERMTKRTPSPHNDGGAHAGGPASAANLPDYEFNVWTQPDCAGTEHENGNRSWFHFSVHGAAPGKLLKINVMNMNNQRKLYSQGMTPLVRTSPGKNKWERIRDRPATEVPNTHLSNRNSDIINTNNDLAFASLVLQIVRNQFILSFTHRLLEIRGATTFFSFCFPFSYTECQEMLQCLDDSHCDATQLGSASPTDDVYYRRELLCRSLDGNRVDLLTVTNCSGMRDEREPRLPQLFPDADTPRPHRFDNKKVFFLSSRVHPGETPSSFVFNGFLDFILRKDDPRAHALRNMFVFKLIPMLNPDGVVRGHYRTDSRGVNLNRQYMNPSPELHPSIYAAKTLLLYHHLRSRTTYNNARPGGAQTPSLHVQAPHPHVESADQHEVPALTALEVSLNQRNAAKDATLPKPELAMVTEENGWTAKDDITSSLEIVTANAPPPGGPPQPPKEGATKLAQAEGEDRESIQPKEGGVAYYVDLHGHASKRGCFMYGNNLPDESHQVENMLYPRLIAINSPHFDFLGCNFSEKNMYARDKRDGQSKEGSGRVAVHKAIGILHSYTLECNYNTGKAFNAVPAACHDNGRATPPLTPTFPLKYTPEIFEQVGRAVAISALDMAECNPWPRLVLSEHSCLGNLRAWVLKHVRSTKAQSAHLGTNLPAKQQQHGKASPPKTFLNGLSDPPSEGSFVRLRCNSQSSGSLTPSPKMPNSPSFTFGCPPPRAHPQSHSGGSGRGRGHKSAGPVRGLGPADFQAASAAAWCKPALPARPGRGGRGNRNAGHRLAAATAKDCGPEHILASVKFSKCELQPHAGARNRKAGASDGAAARLPKSRTNVIIQADDEERSKQQTCKAHKRTTARAHVVK; encoded by the exons ATGGAGGCTCGCTTTGGCAACATcgtgttcagctccaagttCGACTCGGGCAACCTGGCCCGTGTGGAGAGGATGACCAAGCGCACGCCGAGCCCCCACAATGATGGTGGCGCTCACGCAGGGGGGCCGGCCTCTGCCGCCAACCTGCCCGACTACGAGTTCAACGTGTGGACGCAGCCTGACTGTGCCGGCACGGAACACgagaatggcaacag gtcGTGGTTCCACTTCAGTGTGCACGGCGCGGCGCCTGGCAAGCTGCTTAAGATCAACGTGATGAACATGAACAACCAGAGGAAACTCTACAGTCAAGGCATGACGCCTCTCGTACGGACTTCCCCCGGCAAGAACAAGTGGGAGAGGATCCGAGACAGACCCGCTACTGAGGTACCAAACACACACCTATCAAATAGGAACAGTGATATTATTAATACTAACAATGATTTAGCTTTTGCTTCTCTTGTTCTCCAGATTGTACGCAACCAGTTTATCCTGTCCTTCACTCACCGTCTGCTGGAGATTCGAGGTGCCACCACCTTCTTCTCCTTCTGCTTCCCTTTCTCGTACACCGAGTGCCAGGAGATGCTGCAATGCTTGGACGACAGCCACTGTGACGCAACCCAGCTCGGTTCTGCCAG CCCCACAGACGATGTTTATTACCGGCGTGAGCTGCTGTGTCGCTCTCTGGACGGCAACCGCGTGGACCTCCTCACTGTGACCAACTGTAGCGGCATGCGGGACGAGCGCGAGCCGCGTCTACCGCAGCTCTTCCCAGACGCCGACACGCCTCGACCTCACCGCTTTGACAACAAAAAG GTGTTCTTCCTGAGCAGCCGCGTGCACCCCGGAGAGACGCCGTCCTCGTTCGTCTTCAACGGTTTCCTGGACTTTATTCTGCGGAAAGACGACCCGCGAGCCCACGCGCTCAGAAACATGTTCGTCTTCAAGCTTATACCCATGCTCAACCCGGATGGCGTCGTGAGAGGCCACTACAG gACTGATTCACGGGGCGTGAACCTGAACAGGCAGTATATGAATCCCAGCCCTGAGCTGCACCCGTCCATCTACGCTGCCAAAACGCTGCTGCTCTACCACCACTTGCGCAGCCGTACGACGTACAACAACGCGCGACCCGGCGGGGCCCAGACGCCTTCCCTTCACGTCCAAGCCCCTCATCCTCACGTGGAGTCTGCCGATCAGCACGAAGTTCCTGCCCTCACCGCCCTGGAAGTCAGCCTGAACCAGCGCAACGCGGCGAAGGACGCGACTCTCCCCAAGCCCGAGCTTGCCATGGTGACGGAGGAGAACGGGTGGACGGCGAAGGACGACATCACCAGCTCCTTGGAGATCGTCACGGCCAACGCGCCACCGCCAGGTGGACCGCCACAGCCTCCAAAAGAGGGGGCAACGAAACTAGCGCAGGCGGAGGGAGAGGATCGGGAATCCATTCAGCCAAAGGAGGGAGGCGTGGCCTACTATGTGGACTTGCACGGCCATGCCTCCAAGCGGGGCTGCTTCATGTACGGAAACAATCTACCTGATGAGAGCCACCAG GTGGAGAACATGCTGTACCCGAGGCTGATCGCCATCAACTCGCCACACTTCGACTTCCTGGGTTGCAACTTCTCCGAGAAGAACATGTACGCGCGGGACAAACGCGACGGCCAATCGAAGGAAGGCAGCGGACGGGTCGCCGTTCACAAAGCCATCGGAATCCTGCACAG CTACACGTTAGAGTGCAACTACAACACAGGAAAGGCTTTTAACGCCGTCCCAGCTGCATGCCATGACAACGGGCGGGCCACGCCCCCTCTCACGCCGACATTTCCGCTCAAGTACACGCCGGAAATCTTCGAACAG GTGGGGCGCGCCGTGGCCATCTCTGCACTGGACATGGCCGAGTGCAACCCGTGGCCCCGCCTGGTCCTGTCGGAGCACAGTTGCCTGGGCAACCTACGGGCATGGGTGCTCAAGCACGTGCGCAGCACCAAGGCCCAGAGTGCCCACCTCGGCACCAACTTGCCGGCCAAGCAGCAGCAACACGGCAAGGCGTCGCCGCCCAAGACCTTCCTCAA CGGTCTCAGCGACCCGCCGTCCGAGGGTTCCTTCGTGCGGCTGCGCTGCAACAGTCAGAGCAGCGGCAGCTTGACGCCCTCCCCCAAGATGCCCAACTCGCCCAGCTTCACTTTCGGGTGCCCCCCGCCGCGGGCGCACCCGCAGAGCCACAGCGGCGGCAGCGGGCGAGGCCGCGGCCACAAGTCTGCCGGACCCGTACGGG GCCTGGGCCCTGCAGACTTCCAGGCAGCCTCGGCGGCAGCCTGGTGCAAACCAGCTTTACCCGCACGTCCCGGCCGAGGCGGAAGAGGAAACCGAAACGCCGGCCACCGTCTGGCCGCAGCG ACTGCTAAAGACTGTGGGCCTGAGCACATCCTGGCCTCGGTCAAATTTAGCAA GTGCGAGCTGCAGCCACACGCGGGCGCACGCAACAGGAAGGCGGGGGCGTCAGACGGTGCCGCGGCGCGTCTCCCTAAAAGCCGCACCAACGTAATCATTCAAG CAGATGACGAAGAGCGAAGCAAGCAGCAGACGTGTAAAGCCCACAAGAGGACCACCGCCCGAGCCCACGTTGTGAAATAG
- the agbl5 gene encoding cytosolic carboxypeptidase-like protein 5 isoform X4 has translation MEARFGNIVFSSKFDSGNLARVERMTKRTPSPHNDGGAHAGGPASAANLPDYEFNVWTQPDCAGTEHENGNRSWFHFSVHGAAPGKLLKINVMNMNNQRKLYSQGMTPLVRTSPGKNKWERIRDRPATEVPNTHLSNRNSDIINTNNDLAFASLVLQIVRNQFILSFTHRLLEIRGATTFFSFCFPFSYTECQEMLQCLDDSHCDATQLGSASPTDDVYYRRELLCRSLDGNRVDLLTVTNCSGMRDEREPRLPQLFPDADTPRPHRFDNKKVFFLSSRVHPGETPSSFVFNGFLDFILRKDDPRAHALRNMFVFKLIPMLNPDGVVRGHYRTDSRGVNLNRQYMNPSPELHPSIYAAKTLLLYHHLRSRTTYNNARPGGAQTPSLHVQAPHPHVESADQHEVPALTALEVSLNQRNAAKDATLPKPELAMVTEENGWTAKDDITSSLEIVTANAPPPGGPPQPPKEGATKLAQAEGEDRESIQPKEGGVAYYVDLHGHASKRGCFMYGNNLPDESHQVENMLYPRLIAINSPHFDFLGCNFSEKNMYARDKRDGQSKEGSGRVAVHKAIGILHSYTLECNYNTGKAFNAVPAACHDNGRATPPLTPTFPLKYTPEIFEQVGRAVAISALDMAECNPWPRLVLSEHSCLGNLRAWVLKHVRSTKAQSAHLGTNLPAKQQQHGKASPPKTFLNGLSDPPSEGSFVRLRCNSQSSGSLTPSPKMPNSPSFTFGCPPPRAHPQSHSGGSGRGRGHKSAGPVRGLSVSVDAKTAEKRRPPPHQRTILRSPGNSHASAHPPPPPSLLLSSSSSSSSVCAAAAVSSSMAGLGPADFQAASAAAWCKPALPARPGRGGRGNRNAGHRLAAAVSLQLLKTVGLSTSWPRSNLASASCSHTRAHATGRRGRQTVPRRVSLKAAPT, from the exons ATGGAGGCTCGCTTTGGCAACATcgtgttcagctccaagttCGACTCGGGCAACCTGGCCCGTGTGGAGAGGATGACCAAGCGCACGCCGAGCCCCCACAATGATGGTGGCGCTCACGCAGGGGGGCCGGCCTCTGCCGCCAACCTGCCCGACTACGAGTTCAACGTGTGGACGCAGCCTGACTGTGCCGGCACGGAACACgagaatggcaacag gtcGTGGTTCCACTTCAGTGTGCACGGCGCGGCGCCTGGCAAGCTGCTTAAGATCAACGTGATGAACATGAACAACCAGAGGAAACTCTACAGTCAAGGCATGACGCCTCTCGTACGGACTTCCCCCGGCAAGAACAAGTGGGAGAGGATCCGAGACAGACCCGCTACTGAGGTACCAAACACACACCTATCAAATAGGAACAGTGATATTATTAATACTAACAATGATTTAGCTTTTGCTTCTCTTGTTCTCCAGATTGTACGCAACCAGTTTATCCTGTCCTTCACTCACCGTCTGCTGGAGATTCGAGGTGCCACCACCTTCTTCTCCTTCTGCTTCCCTTTCTCGTACACCGAGTGCCAGGAGATGCTGCAATGCTTGGACGACAGCCACTGTGACGCAACCCAGCTCGGTTCTGCCAG CCCCACAGACGATGTTTATTACCGGCGTGAGCTGCTGTGTCGCTCTCTGGACGGCAACCGCGTGGACCTCCTCACTGTGACCAACTGTAGCGGCATGCGGGACGAGCGCGAGCCGCGTCTACCGCAGCTCTTCCCAGACGCCGACACGCCTCGACCTCACCGCTTTGACAACAAAAAG GTGTTCTTCCTGAGCAGCCGCGTGCACCCCGGAGAGACGCCGTCCTCGTTCGTCTTCAACGGTTTCCTGGACTTTATTCTGCGGAAAGACGACCCGCGAGCCCACGCGCTCAGAAACATGTTCGTCTTCAAGCTTATACCCATGCTCAACCCGGATGGCGTCGTGAGAGGCCACTACAG gACTGATTCACGGGGCGTGAACCTGAACAGGCAGTATATGAATCCCAGCCCTGAGCTGCACCCGTCCATCTACGCTGCCAAAACGCTGCTGCTCTACCACCACTTGCGCAGCCGTACGACGTACAACAACGCGCGACCCGGCGGGGCCCAGACGCCTTCCCTTCACGTCCAAGCCCCTCATCCTCACGTGGAGTCTGCCGATCAGCACGAAGTTCCTGCCCTCACCGCCCTGGAAGTCAGCCTGAACCAGCGCAACGCGGCGAAGGACGCGACTCTCCCCAAGCCCGAGCTTGCCATGGTGACGGAGGAGAACGGGTGGACGGCGAAGGACGACATCACCAGCTCCTTGGAGATCGTCACGGCCAACGCGCCACCGCCAGGTGGACCGCCACAGCCTCCAAAAGAGGGGGCAACGAAACTAGCGCAGGCGGAGGGAGAGGATCGGGAATCCATTCAGCCAAAGGAGGGAGGCGTGGCCTACTATGTGGACTTGCACGGCCATGCCTCCAAGCGGGGCTGCTTCATGTACGGAAACAATCTACCTGATGAGAGCCACCAG GTGGAGAACATGCTGTACCCGAGGCTGATCGCCATCAACTCGCCACACTTCGACTTCCTGGGTTGCAACTTCTCCGAGAAGAACATGTACGCGCGGGACAAACGCGACGGCCAATCGAAGGAAGGCAGCGGACGGGTCGCCGTTCACAAAGCCATCGGAATCCTGCACAG CTACACGTTAGAGTGCAACTACAACACAGGAAAGGCTTTTAACGCCGTCCCAGCTGCATGCCATGACAACGGGCGGGCCACGCCCCCTCTCACGCCGACATTTCCGCTCAAGTACACGCCGGAAATCTTCGAACAG GTGGGGCGCGCCGTGGCCATCTCTGCACTGGACATGGCCGAGTGCAACCCGTGGCCCCGCCTGGTCCTGTCGGAGCACAGTTGCCTGGGCAACCTACGGGCATGGGTGCTCAAGCACGTGCGCAGCACCAAGGCCCAGAGTGCCCACCTCGGCACCAACTTGCCGGCCAAGCAGCAGCAACACGGCAAGGCGTCGCCGCCCAAGACCTTCCTCAA CGGTCTCAGCGACCCGCCGTCCGAGGGTTCCTTCGTGCGGCTGCGCTGCAACAGTCAGAGCAGCGGCAGCTTGACGCCCTCCCCCAAGATGCCCAACTCGCCCAGCTTCACTTTCGGGTGCCCCCCGCCGCGGGCGCACCCGCAGAGCCACAGCGGCGGCAGCGGGCGAGGCCGCGGCCACAAGTCTGCCGGACCCGTACGGG GTTTGTCTGTCTCCGTAGACGCCAAAACTGCGGAGAAGAGACGCCCGCCTCCTCACCAACGCACCATCCTGCGTTCCCCCGGCAACAGCCACGCATCTGCCCACCCCCCTCCGCCACCCTCACTCCTCCTTTCCTCCTCGTCTTCTTCGTCGTCGGTgtgcgcggcggcggcggtctcCTCGAGCATGGCAG GCCTGGGCCCTGCAGACTTCCAGGCAGCCTCGGCGGCAGCCTGGTGCAAACCAGCTTTACCCGCACGTCCCGGCCGAGGCGGAAGAGGAAACCGAAACGCCGGCCACCGTCTGGCCGCAGCGGTCAGCCTCCA ACTGCTAAAGACTGTGGGCCTGAGCACATCCTGGCCTCGGTCAAATTTAGCAA GTGCGAGCTGCAGCCACACGCGGGCGCACGCAACAGGAAGGCGGGGGCGTCAGACGGTGCCGCGGCGCGTCTCCCTAAAAGCCGCACCAACGTAA